One window of Camelina sativa cultivar DH55 chromosome 4, Cs, whole genome shotgun sequence genomic DNA carries:
- the LOC104780160 gene encoding uncharacterized protein LOC104780160: MTQTTTYFNGGSAFIFLLLLTTTTSSSSLPIPGLDTFLTNQFRLDPKATNDSFGSLSSSLKRSLSSSSSLPFSSLSQSLLSLSISIPLNVRFIGDSFPSSAASTFSEFISAAVTDDNFHVISPSPDSSTNHKLAVSHSLHLDASLSSQSLSSRLDTTLKSLISSTTSSLRSNLLSIPYNQIDEIIKQEYEKEKHGDGGVYIYLISLGSQAKPYAYSYSHGDSSAGFTKCLGSVWTGKERYLWIDLSAGPVDYGPALSGDGVLPRGEFHPLAALHGRPKSEKALLADLASLVYNAYQVLIVPSLRVPVHFDDTLVVQFIHVYGSEVKDPVGLDWEFVKRTFMDEAESGGLLLGEQKLSFKSYSVNYRECPICSFAVSRGMNSYTSRFLFDNYTLIVSEYLDSKHMHRALTDSAEELKRVAGIVEEEGDGFARVLPVYVFDLDINTPLLLDRYHQSVAFRDMVIAVRTRGTQTVSDYTCNGRHVFVHTRDLERPLVGSILQSMWGVSSTHLTWSPRHNTTLVDYTWSIGQTPFGPFSDISSLSFVQKDAAKRNVLLTSLNTTMTSAIDVIDSAVAYGGDVNLRKQNRHSEFMQRWNLMKYKFDKTVSALSHNDFEMALFYLRSASHDLYSVHSVVYLTSQKVEASLNCFKDPPFPWGTVSVSGFGLMALGYVYSKRDRLLRSKRKQF, translated from the coding sequence ATGACGCAAACCACCACCTACTTCAATGGCGGATCCgccttcatcttcctcctcctactcaccaccaccacttcctcttcttctcttccaatcCCAGGACTAGACACCTTCTTAACAAACCAATTCCGTCTCGACCCAAAAGCTACGAACGACTCGTTCggatctctctcttcctctctcaaacgctccctctcttcttcatcatcactccccttctcctctttatcccaatctctcctctctctatcAATCTCAATCCCACTCAACGTCCGTTTCATCGGAGACTCATTCCCTTCCTCCGCCGCCTCCACTTTCTCCGAATTCATCTCCGCCGCCGTCACTGACGACAACTTCCATGTGATCTCTCCATCTCCAGATTCATCAACCAATCACAAACTCGCTGTCTCTCACTCCCTCCACCTCGACGCGTCACTCTCTTCTCAATCCCTCTCGTCACGGCTCGATACAACATTGAAATCCCTAATTTCAAGCACGACCTCGTCTCTCCGATCTAATCTCCTCTCGATCCCGTACAACCAAATCGACGAGATCATAAAGCAAGAGTATGAGAAAGAGAAGCATGGGGATGGAGGGGTTTATATCTACTTGATCTCGTTAGGATCTCAGGCTAAACCCTATGCTTATAGCTACTCTCATGGTGATTCATCAGCTGGGTTTACGAAATGTTTGGGTAGTGTTTGGACTGGTAAAGAACGTTATCTATGGATTGATCTCTCAGCTGGACCTGTTGATTATGGTCCTGCGTTGTCTGGTGATGGTGTTTTGCCAAGAGGTGAGTTTCATCCTTTAGCAGCTCTTCATGGTCGTCCTAAATCAGAAAAAGCTTTACTTGCGGATTTGGCTTCATTGGTGTATAATGCTTATCAGGTATTGATTGTTCCTTCTTTGAGAGTCCCTGTGCACTTTGATGATACGTTGGTTGTTCAGTTCATTCATGTTTATGGTTCAGAGGTTAAGGATCCGGTTGGGTTAGATTGGGAGTTTGTTAAGAGGACGTTTATGGATGAAGCTGAGAGTGGTGGGTTGTTGTTAGGAGAACAGAAGCTGAGTTTTAAGAGTTACAGTGTGAATTATAGAGAATGTCCGATTTGTTCGTTTGCGGTATCTCGTGGGATGAATTCGTATACGTCTAGGTTTCTGTTTGATAACTATACTTTAATTGTGAGTGAGTATTTGGACTCCAAGCATATGCATCGGGCGTTGACTGATTCAGCTGAGGAGTTGAAGAGAGTTGCGGggattgttgaagaagaaggagatgggTTTGCTAGGGTTTTGCCTGTTTATGTGTTTGATTTAGATATCAATACGCCTTTGTTGCTTGATCGGTATCATCAGTCTGTTGCTTTTAGAGATATGGTTATTGCTGTTAGAACTAGAGGAACTCAAACTGTGAGTGATTATACCTGCAATGGGCGTCATGTGTTTGTTCATACAAGAGACTTAGAGCGACCTCTGGTCGGTTCCATACTTCAGAGCATGTGGGGTGTTTCCTCTACTCATTTGACATGGAGCCCGAGACATAACACAACTCTAGTTGATTACACATGGAGCATTGGGCAAACACCGTTTGGACCTTTCTCTGATATCTCGTCTCTATCGTTTGTTCAAAAAGACGCTGCTAAGAGAAACGTTCTCTTGACATCGTTGAACACAACTATGACAAGTGCAATCGATGTTATCGATTCCGCCGTAGCTTATGGAGGAGATGTGAACCTTCGGAAACAGAATCGCCACTCTGAGTTCATGCAAAGGTGGAATCTTATGAAGTACAAGTTTGACAAAACGGTTTCTGCTCTATCGCACAATGATTTCGAGATGGCTTTGTTCTACCTGAGGTCAGCTTCACACGACCTGTACTCAGTGCATTCAGTGGTGTACCTCACGTCACAAAAGGTGGAAGCGAGTCTCAACTGTTTCAAAGATCCTCCGTTCCCATGGGGAACTGTTTCAGTGTCGGGATTCGGGTTAATGGCTTTGGGTTACGTGTACTCAAAAAGAGATAGACTCTTGAGGAGCAAAAGAAAACAGTTCTGA
- the LOC104780159 gene encoding V-type proton ATPase subunit d1-like, translating into MYGFEALTFNIHGGYLEAIVRGHRAGLLTTADYNNLCQCENLDDIKMHLSATKYGSYLQNEPSPLHTTTIVEKCTLKLVDDYKHMLCQATEPMSTFLEYIRYGHMIDNVVLIVTGTLHERDVQELLEKCHPLGMFDSIATLAVAQNMRELYRLVLVDTPLAPYFSECLTSEDLDDMNIEIMRNTLYKAYLEDFYKFCQKLGGATSEIMSDLLAFEADRRAVNITINSIGTELTREDRKKLYSNFGLLYPYGHEELAICEDIDQLRNTTPXVMEKYPPYQAIFSKMSYGESQMLDKAFYEEEVRRLCLAFEQQFHYAVFFAYMRLREQEIRNLMWISECVAQNQKSRIHDSVVYMF; encoded by the exons ATGTACGGGTTCGAGGCGCTTACCTTCAACATCCATGGCGGGTACTTGGAGGCGATCGTTAGGGGTCACCGTGCTGGGCTTCTCACCACCGCCGATTACAATAATTTATGTCAGTGTGAGAACCTAGACGACATCAAGATGCATCTCTCTGCTACCAAATACGGTTCTTATCTCCAAAACG AGCCGTCACCTCTGCATACCACCACAATTGTGGAGAAGTGTACTCTCAAGCTTGTTGATGATTACAAGCATATGCTTTGCCAAGCTACTGAGCCGATGTCTACCTTTTTGGAGTACATCAG ATATGGCCACATGATTGACAATGTCGTGCTCATCGTCACTGGAACCCTGCACGAGAGAGATGTTCAAGAGTTGCTCGAGAAATGTCACCCTTTAGGCATGTTCGACAG TATTGCTACACTAGCAGTTGCTCAAAACATGAGGGAACTCTATCGGTTGGTGCTTGTTGACACTCCTCTCGCTCCATACTTCTCTGAATGCCTAACGTCAGAG GATCTCGATGACATGAACATAGAGATTATGAGGAATACCCTCTACAAAGCATACCTTGAGGATTTTTACAAGTTCTGTCAG AAACTTGGTGGGGCAACATCAGAGATTATGTCTGACCTTTTGGCCTTTGAAGCCGACAGAAGAGCAGTGAATATCACCATCAATAG CATTGGCACTGAGCTCACACGAGAAGACAGAAAGAAACTGTACTCCAACTTTGGTCTCCT CTATCCATATGGCCACGAGGAACTTGCTATCTGCGAAGACATAGATCAG TTAAGAAACACAACTCCTNGTGTTATGGAGAAATACCCTCCTTATCAAGCTATATTCTCCAAGATGTCTTATGGAGAGAGCCAGATGCTCGATAAGGcattttatgaagaagaagtcagAAGGCTTTGCTTAGCCTTTGAGCAACAG TTCCATTACGCGGTATTCTTTGCGTATATGAGGTTGAGGGAGCAGGAGATTAGGAACCTGATGTGGATATCCGAATGTGTTGCACAAAACCAGAAGTCCAGAATCCACGATAGTGTGGTCTACATGTTCTGA
- the LOC104780158 gene encoding V-type proton ATPase subunit d1, which translates to MYGFEALTFNIHGGYLEAIVRGHRAGLLTTADYNNLCQCENLDDIKMHLSATKYGSYLQNEPSPLHTTTIVEKCTLKLVDDYKHMLCQATEPMSTFLEYIRYGHMIDNVVLIVTGTLHERDVQELLEKCHPLGMFDSIATLAVAQNMRELYRLVLVDTPLAPYFSECLTSEDLDDMNIEIMRNTLYKAYLEDFYKFCQKLGGATSEIMSDLLAFEADRRAVNITINSIGTELTREDRKKLYSNFGLLYPYGHEELAICEDIDQVRGVMEKYPPYQAIFSKMSYGESQMLDKAFYEEEVRRLCLAFEQQFHYAVFFAYMRLREQEIRNLMWISECVAQNQKSRIHDSVVYMF; encoded by the exons ATGTACGGATTCGAGGCGCTTACGTTCAACATCCATGGCGGATATTTGGAGGCGATCGTTAGGGGTCACCGTGCTGGGCTTCTCACCACCGCCGATTACAATAACTTATGTCAGTGTGAGAACCTAGACGACATCAAGATGCATCTCTCTGCTACCAAATACGGCTCTTATCTCCAGAACG AGCCGTCACCTCTGCATACCACCACAATTGTGGAGAAGTGTACCCTCAAGCTTGTTGATGACTACAAGCACATGCTCTGCCAAGCTACTGAGCCAATGTCTACCTTTTTGGAGTACATCAG ATATGGCCACATGATTGACAATGTCGTGCTCATTGTCACTGGAACCCTGCACGAGAGAGACGTTCAAGAGTTGCTCGAGAAATGTCACCCTTTAGGCATGTTCGACAG TATTGCTACACTAGCAGTTGCTCAGAACATGAGGGAACTCTATAGGTTGGTGCTTGTCGACACTCCTCTGGCTCCATACTTTTCTGAATGCCTAACATCAGAG GATCTCGACGACATGAACATAGAGATTATGAGGAATACTCTCTACAAAGCATACCTTGAGGATTTTTACAAGTTTTGCCAG AAACTTGGTGGGGCAACATCAGAGATTATGTCTGACCTTTTAGCCTTTGAAGCCGACAGGAGAGCAGTGAATATCACCATCAATAG TATTGGCACTGAGCTTACAAGAGAAGACAGGAAGAAGCTGTACTCTAACTTCGGTCTCCT CTATCCGTATGGCCACGAGGAGCTTGCTATCTGCGAGGATATAGATCAG GTTCGTGGTGTTATGGAGAAGTACCCTCCGTATCAAGCTATATTCTCTAAAATGTCTTATGGAGAGAGCCAGATGCTCGACAAGGcattttatgaagaagaagtcagAAGGCTTTGTTTAGCCTTTGAGCAGCAG TTCCATTATGCCGTTTTCTTTGCGTACATGAGGTTGAGGGAGCAGGAGATCAGGAACCTGATGTGGATATCCGAATGTGTTGCACAGAACCAGAAGTCTAGGATCCACGACAGTGTTGTCTACATGTTCTGA
- the LOC104780162 gene encoding FACT complex subunit SSRP1 has protein sequence MTDGHSFNNISLSGRGGTNPGLLKINSGGIQWKKQGGGKAVEVDKSDIVGVSWMKVPKTNNQLGVKTKDGLYYKFIGFRDQDVASLTSFFQSSYGTTPEDKQLSVSGRNWGEVHLNGNTLTFSVGAKQAFEVSLADVSQTQLQGKNDVILEFHVDDTAGANEKDSLMEIGFHIPNSNTQFVGDENRPPAQVFNDEIKLMADVTAGAEEAVVTFESIAILTPRGRYSVELHLSFLRLLGQANDFKIQYSSVVRLFLLPKSNQPHTFVVISLDPPIRKGQTMYPHIVMQFETDAVVESELSISNDLMNTKFKDKLERSYKGLIHEVFTTVLRWLSGAKITKPGKFRSAQDGFAVKSSLKAEDGVLYPLEKGFFFLPKPPTLILHDEIDYVEFERHAAGGSNMHYFDLLIKLKTDHEHLFRNIQRNEYHNLYSFISSKGLKIMNLGGAGSADGGVAAVLGDNDDDDAVDPHLERIRNQAADESDEEDEDFVVGEDDDGGSPTDDSGEDDSDASEGGGGEKEKSIKKELKREASSSSKGLPPKKKMLVTDEGSSKKKKQKKKKDPNAPKRAMSGFMFFSQMERDNIKKEHPGIAFGEVGKVLGDKWRQMSAEEKEPYEAKAQVDKQRYKDEISDYKNPQPMNVDSGNESDSS, from the exons ATGACGGACGGCCACTCCTTCAATAACATCTCTCTCAGCGGTCGCGGCGGAACG AACCCTGGCCTTCTTAAGATTAACTCTGGAGGTATTCAATGGAAGAAGCAAGGTGGTGGGAAAGCTGTGGAAGTTGACAAATCTGATATTGTAGGTGTTAGTTGGATGAAAGTTCCAAAGACTAATAATCAGTTGGGGGTCAAAACCAAAGATGGGTTATACTATAAGTTCATTGGGTTTCGGGATCAG GATGTTGCAAGTCTGACCAGCTTTTTCCAAAGTAGTTATGGGACAACACCTGAAGATAAACAGTTATCTGTTAGTGGTCGAAATTGGGGAGAGGTTCATTTGAATG GGAATACACTTACCTTTTCGGTTGGTGCAAAGCAAGCTTTTGAAGTATCCTTAGCTGATGTTTCGCAGACTCAGCTTCAAGGTAAAAATGATGTCATATTGGAGTTCCACGTTGATGATACTGCTGGTGCCAATGAG AAAGACTCACTGATGGAGATAGGTTTTCATATTCCTAATTCCAACACCCAGTTTGTTGGTGATGAAAACCGTCCGCCTGCTCAA GTTTTTAATGACGAAATCAAGTTAATGGCTGATGTTACTGCTGGAGCTGAGGAGGCGGTTGTCACCTTCGAGAGTATTGCAATCCTCACACCCAG GGGTCGGTACAGTGTGGAACTTCACCTTTCTTTCTTACGTTTGCTAGGACAAGCTAATGACTTTAAAATCCAATACAGTAGTGTTGTCCGCTTGTTCTTGCTTCCTAAG TCAAATCAACCACACACATTTGTTGTTATCTCTCTAGACCCACCAATCCGGAAAGGTCAGACAATGTACCCCCACATTGTGATGCAG TTTGAGACTGACGCCGTTGTAGAAAGTGAACTGTCAATTAGTAATGATCTTATGAATACAAAGTTCAAGGACAAGCTGGAGCGATCATATAAG GGTCTCATTCATGAAGTATTCACCACCGTGTTGCGTTGGCTGTCTGGTGCAAAGATCACTAAACCAGGGAAGTTCCGCAGTGCCCAAGATGGGTTTGCAGTGAAATCATCTCTGAAGGCAGAAGATGGGGTTCTTTATCCACTTGAGAAgggctttttctttttacctaaaCCTCCAACGCTTATACTTCATGATGAG attgacTATGTGGAGTTTGAAAGGCATGCTGCTGGTGGTTCTAACATGCATTACTTCGATCTTCTCATAAAACTGAAAACTGATCATGAACATCTGTTCCGAAACATTCAAAGGAACGAGTATCACAATCTCTATTCCTTCATAAG CTCCAAAGGTTTGAAGATTATGAACCTTGGAGGTGCCGGAAGCGCAGACGGAGGTGTTGCTGCTGTTCTTGgggataatgatgatgatgatgctgttGACCCCCATCTTGAGCGTATCAGAAACCAAGCTGCTGATGAGAGCGATGAGGAG GACGAAGACTTTGTTGTGGGTGAGGATGACGACGGTGGTTCACCAACTGATGATTCTGGTGAGGACGACTCTGATGCTAGTGAAGGCGGCGGAGGAGAGAAAGAG AAATCTATCAAAAAGGAACTCAAGAGAGAAGCTTCATCATCTTCGAAAGGATTGCCTCCTAAGAAGAAAATGTTAGTCACAGATGAAGGCAgtagtaagaagaagaagcagaaaaagaagaaagatcccAACGCACCAAAAAGAGCAATGTCTGGTTTCATGTTCTTCTCTCAAATGGAAAGAGAT AACATAAAGAAGGAACACCCGGGGATAGCATTTGGAGAGGTGGGAAAGGTGCTTGGAGATAAGTGGCGTCAAATGTCTG CTGAGGAAAAAGAGCCGTATGAAGCCAAAGCACAAGTTGACAAGCAGCGTTACAAGGATGAGATTAGTGATTACAAGAACCCTCAACCGATGAACGTGGACTCAGGAAACGAGTCCGACAGTTCCTAA